Proteins found in one Oreochromis niloticus isolate F11D_XX linkage group LG22, O_niloticus_UMD_NMBU, whole genome shotgun sequence genomic segment:
- the rragcb gene encoding ras-related GTP binding Cb: MNIQYEDTTLPGSYGVVGSFPKSFGYGVEVPDLEDSPTSADKPRILLMGLRRSGKSSIQKVVFHKMSPNETLFLESTNKIYKDDISGSSFVNFQIWDFPGQVDFFDPTFDSEMIFKGTGALIFVIDAQDDYMEALSRLHLTVSRAYKVNPDINFEVFIHKVDGLSDDHKIETQRDIHQRANDDLADASLEKVHLSFYLTSIYDHSIFEAFSKVVQKLIPQLPTLENLLNIFISHSGIEKAFLFDVSSKIYIATDSAPVDMQSYELCCDMIDVVLDISCIYGLEDGSGSAYDEESLAIIKLNNTTVLYLKEVTKFLALVCILREESFERKGLIEYNFHCFRKAIHEVFEVGSSNDGAAWRPASSSSNSQPGLKYASLNGSAV; this comes from the exons ATGAATATTCAGTACGAGGATACGACATTACCAGGGAGCTACGGCGTCGTGGGGTCGTTCCCCAAAAGTTTTGGTTATGGAGTGGAGGTGCCAGACCTGGAGGATAGCCCGACATCAGCTGATAAACCCAGGATCCTGCTGATGGGGCTGAGGCGCAGCGGCAAATCCTCCATACAGAAG GTTGTTTTCCACAAGATGTCACCCAACGAGACTTTATTCCTCGAAAGCACCAACAAAATCTACAAAGATGACATCTCCGGCAGTTCCTTTGTCAACTTCCAGATCTGGGACTTCCCCGGCCAGGTCGATTTCTTTGACCCCACATTTGACAGTGAGATGATCTTCAAGGGAACTGGTGCTTTGATCTTTGTCATCGACGCTCAG GATGACTACATGGAGGCTCTCAGCCGGTTACATCTAACTGTATCCAGAGCCTACAAAGTGAATCCAGACATCAACTTTGAGGTGTTCATCCACAAAGTAGACGGTCTGTCAGACGACCACAAAAttgaaacacagagagacattcaCCAGAGGGCCAACGATGACCTGGCAGATGCCAGCCTGGAGAAGGTTCACCTCAG TTTCTACCTGACCAGCATCTACGACCACTCCATATTTGAGGCCTTCAGTAAAGTCGTCCAGAAGCTCATTCCTCAGTTGCCGACACTGGAGAACCTTTTGAACATTTTCATATCT CACTCCGGGATTGAAAAGGCCTTCCTATTCGATGTCAGTAGCAAGATTTACATAGCCACAGACAGCGCTCCCGTGGACATGCAGTCCTACGAACTCTGCTGTGACATGATCGACGTGGTCCTCGACATCTCCTGCATTTACGG GCTGGAGGACGGCAGCGGCTCCGCCTACGATGAGGAGTCTTTGGCGATCATCAAGCTCAATAACACCACAGTGCTTTATTTGAAAGAGGTCACGAAGTTCCTCGCGCTCGTCTGCATCCTCAGAGAGGAGAGCTTTGAGAGGAAAG GTTTAATAGAGTACAATTTTCACTGTTTCCGAAAAGCCATTCACGAAGTGTTTGAAGTCGGCAGTTCGAACGACGGTGCCGCCTGGAGACCAGCGAGCTCGTCCAGCAACAGCCAACCAGGCCTTAAATATGCTTCTCTGAATGGAAGTGCTGTTTAG
- the fhl3b gene encoding four and a half LIM domains protein 3b, with protein sequence MSDRFDCKNCNESLYGRKYILAEDNPHCIPCYDRLYANTCQECKEIIGHNAKELFYENRHYHEHCFRCFRCDRSLADEPFTSQDDALVCSDCYCNEFSSKCVACDKTVMPGSRMLEYGGSTWHEDCFACHACEKPIGTESFIPDKNNYYCVPCYEGRFAPQCSHCKKALTKGGVTYKDEVWHKECFLCTGCKTPLAGQPFTSQGESPYCVKCFSNMYAKKCAGCNTAITGFGDGKYVSFQERQWHQPCFKCSRCSVSLVGSGFFPDRDLILCTDCNNED encoded by the exons ATGAGTGATCGGTTcgactgtaaaaactgcaacGAGTCCTTGTATGGACGCAAGTACATCCTGGCGGAGGACAATCCCCACTGCATCCCCTGCTACGACCGCCTGTACGCCAACACCTGCCAGGAATGCAAAGAGATAATTGGACACAATGCAAAG GAGCTCTTCTACGAGAACAGACATTACCACGAGCACTGCTTTCGCTGCTTCCGCTGCGACCGCTCTCTGGCAGACGAGCCCTTCACCAGCCAGGATGACGCTCTGGTGTGCAGCGACTGTTACTGCAATGAATTTTCCTCCAAGTGTGTGGCCTGCGACAAGACAGTCATGCCAG GATCGAGGATGTTGGAGTACGGCGGCTCCACGTGGCACGAGGACTGTTTTGCGTGTCACGCCTGTGAGAAGCCTATCGGTACAGAATCCTTCATCCCAGACAAAAACAACTACTACTGCGTGCCCTGCTACGAGGGCAGGTTTGCTCCTCAGTGcagccactgcaaaaag GCTCTGACTAAAGGAGGGGTGACCTACAAGGACGAGGTGTGGCATAAGGAGTGCTTTTTGTGCACGGGCTGCAAAACGCCGCTAGCTGGCCAACCCTTCACCTCGCAGGGGGAGAGTCCGTACTGCGTCAAGTGTTTCAGTAACATGTATGCTAAAAAGTGCGCCGGCTGCAACACGGCCATCACAG GGTTTGGAGATGGGAAGTACGTTTCTTTTCAGGAGCGGCAGTGGCACCAGCCGTGCTTCAAGTGCTCGCGTTGCTCCGTGTCGCTGGTGGGCTCTGGCTTTTTCCCAGACCGAGACCTGATTCTGTGCACAGACTGCAACAACGAAGACTGA